A genomic segment from Corallococcus soli encodes:
- a CDS encoding condensation domain-containing protein gives MALRAASTPEARAFVFLDDGESEGGSLTYAELQRRTLEVGGLLQEAGARGERVLLLFPPGLDYLVAFLGCLQAGAVAVPAYPPDPTRLARTLPRLEALTADAQVRFVLAPSFIRDMAQGLFEQSGALARASWLAIEDAAPGHAGAWKAPDTTPDTVAFLQYTSGSTGSPRGVVLTHANLLHNSQAIQRCFQHDADSVGVIWLPPYHDMGLIGGILQPLFVGFPVVLMSPMDFLARPLRWLQAVSRYRATTSGGPNFAYELCVRKATPEQVAALDLGSWRLAFNGAEPIHPATLERFRDTFAPAGFRPQAMYPCYGLAEGTLIASGKGAALPQLRAFRKDALADNEAVPVAATEPGALQLVGCGVRLPDQELLIVDPTRRLPLPEGKVGEVWLRGPSVAQGYWNRPEETAESFQARRADAPAEGPYLRTGDLGFLREGELFVSGRLKDLIIVRGRNHHPHDLERTAVASHPALRPGCSAAFGVQAHGAERLVLVQEVDTRKAFDATECARGLREAVVREHGVHMDEVVFIEPGSLPKTSSGKVQRRATRAAWLEGQLQVVAHDASGAHDGAPSVVPELPPLDALRALTSDVRDARIADWLLARASVALRVAPGSVDREAPLVQLGLDSLASVELRADIESALGLSIPLPELLGSITLTELTRRCQGALDSGPGLALRPGPVPREGALPLSFPQEELWLASRLDPSGGGYNISSALSLRGTLRTAWLEAALLEITRRHEALRTCFPEVDGRPVQRILPAAPLAIPVEDLRALAPEAREARLQEVALSEARAPFALQHGPLLRARLLWLEDARHVLLFTVHHIVADGWSMRLIIQELTTLYSAFQAGVTPTLPALPYQYADFAVWQRQRLTGAHLESLLDWWRAEVAGLPTALKLPTDREPGGPPDARGGTLSTRLSPELAARLREGCARQGVTPFMWMLAVFQTLLARTTGQEDVPVGVADLGRAAPGTERVIGNFVNMLVLRTPLGGDPPFSEVLHRVKERSLGAAAHAELPYEQLGRGRPPLFRAAFGTQNQPRERVSLPGLEVEPLLFDSGVSRLDLTLWASETPEGLRCHWTYATRLFDASSVERLHRRFVRLLEDSLARPDTRLAALALDSDDDATPQLQGALGRLGTRRRRGAGPDGGTPPPGTSGDPTS, from the coding sequence ATGGCCTTGCGCGCTGCATCAACGCCCGAAGCGCGGGCCTTCGTCTTCCTGGATGACGGAGAGAGCGAGGGCGGGAGCCTCACGTACGCGGAGCTGCAACGGCGCACGTTGGAGGTGGGCGGCCTGCTCCAGGAGGCCGGAGCGCGGGGCGAGCGCGTGCTCCTGCTGTTTCCGCCGGGACTGGATTATCTGGTGGCCTTCCTGGGATGTCTCCAGGCGGGGGCGGTCGCCGTCCCCGCCTACCCGCCGGATCCCACCCGGCTGGCGCGCACCCTGCCCCGACTGGAGGCGTTGACCGCGGATGCGCAGGTCCGCTTCGTCCTGGCCCCCTCCTTCATCCGCGACATGGCCCAGGGGCTGTTCGAACAGTCCGGGGCGCTCGCGCGGGCCTCGTGGCTGGCCATCGAGGACGCGGCCCCGGGACACGCGGGCGCGTGGAAGGCGCCGGACACGACGCCGGACACGGTGGCGTTCCTCCAATACACGTCCGGCTCCACCGGCTCGCCGCGCGGCGTGGTGCTCACCCACGCCAACCTGCTCCACAACTCCCAGGCCATCCAGCGGTGCTTCCAGCACGACGCGGACAGCGTGGGCGTCATCTGGCTGCCGCCGTACCACGACATGGGCCTCATCGGCGGCATCCTCCAGCCGCTCTTCGTGGGCTTCCCCGTCGTGCTGATGTCGCCCATGGACTTCCTGGCGCGCCCGCTGCGCTGGTTGCAGGCGGTGTCCCGCTACCGCGCCACCACCAGCGGCGGCCCCAACTTCGCCTATGAGCTGTGCGTCCGGAAGGCGACCCCGGAGCAGGTGGCGGCGCTGGATCTGGGCTCCTGGCGGCTCGCGTTCAACGGCGCGGAGCCCATCCACCCCGCCACGCTGGAGCGCTTCCGCGACACCTTCGCGCCCGCGGGCTTCCGCCCCCAGGCGATGTATCCCTGCTACGGACTGGCGGAGGGCACGCTCATCGCCTCCGGCAAGGGAGCGGCGCTGCCCCAGCTGCGCGCCTTCCGCAAGGACGCGCTGGCGGACAACGAGGCCGTGCCCGTCGCCGCCACGGAGCCGGGCGCGCTCCAGTTGGTGGGCTGTGGTGTGCGCCTGCCGGATCAAGAGCTGCTCATCGTGGATCCCACGCGGCGGCTGCCCCTGCCCGAAGGCAAGGTCGGGGAGGTGTGGCTGCGCGGGCCCTCCGTCGCCCAGGGCTACTGGAACCGCCCCGAGGAGACGGCGGAGAGCTTCCAGGCGCGGCGCGCGGATGCGCCCGCCGAAGGCCCCTACCTGCGCACCGGCGACCTGGGCTTCCTGCGCGAAGGCGAGCTGTTCGTCAGCGGGCGCCTCAAGGACCTGATCATCGTCCGGGGCCGCAACCACCATCCCCACGACCTGGAGCGGACCGCCGTCGCCAGCCACCCCGCGCTGCGGCCCGGATGCTCCGCGGCGTTCGGCGTGCAGGCCCACGGCGCGGAGCGGCTGGTGCTGGTGCAGGAGGTGGACACGCGCAAGGCGTTCGACGCCACGGAGTGCGCGCGCGGCCTGCGCGAGGCCGTGGTGCGAGAGCACGGCGTCCACATGGACGAGGTGGTGTTCATCGAGCCCGGCAGCCTGCCCAAGACGTCGAGCGGCAAGGTGCAGCGCCGCGCCACCCGGGCGGCCTGGCTGGAGGGCCAGCTCCAGGTGGTGGCCCACGACGCCTCCGGTGCGCACGACGGGGCGCCTTCAGTCGTCCCGGAGCTGCCGCCGCTGGACGCGCTGCGCGCCCTGACGTCGGACGTGCGCGACGCGCGGATCGCGGACTGGCTCCTGGCGCGCGCGTCGGTGGCGCTGCGCGTGGCCCCGGGCAGCGTGGACCGCGAGGCCCCGCTCGTGCAGTTGGGCCTGGACTCACTGGCGTCAGTGGAGCTGCGGGCCGACATCGAGTCGGCGCTCGGCCTGTCCATTCCGCTGCCCGAGCTGCTGGGGAGCATCACGCTCACGGAGCTGACGCGGCGCTGTCAGGGCGCGCTCGACTCCGGGCCGGGCCTGGCGCTCCGGCCTGGCCCGGTGCCTCGCGAGGGGGCGCTGCCGCTGTCGTTTCCGCAGGAGGAGCTGTGGCTCGCCTCGCGGCTGGACCCGAGCGGCGGCGGGTACAACATCTCCTCGGCCCTGAGCCTGCGCGGGACGCTGCGGACGGCGTGGCTGGAGGCGGCGCTGCTGGAGATCACCCGTCGCCACGAGGCCCTGCGGACGTGCTTCCCTGAAGTGGATGGGCGCCCGGTTCAGCGCATCCTGCCCGCCGCGCCCCTGGCGATCCCGGTGGAGGATCTGCGCGCGCTCGCCCCGGAGGCCCGCGAGGCCCGCCTCCAGGAGGTGGCGCTGTCGGAGGCGAGGGCTCCGTTCGCGCTCCAGCACGGCCCCCTGCTGAGGGCTCGGCTGCTGTGGCTGGAGGATGCGCGGCACGTGCTGCTCTTCACCGTGCACCACATCGTCGCGGACGGCTGGTCCATGCGCCTGATCATCCAGGAGCTCACGACCCTGTACTCCGCCTTCCAGGCGGGCGTGACGCCCACCCTGCCCGCGCTGCCCTACCAGTACGCGGACTTCGCGGTGTGGCAGCGCCAGCGGCTGACGGGCGCGCACCTGGAGTCGTTGCTCGACTGGTGGCGCGCGGAGGTGGCGGGACTTCCCACCGCGCTGAAGCTGCCCACGGACCGTGAGCCCGGAGGCCCGCCGGATGCGCGCGGCGGCACGCTGAGCACGCGGTTGTCGCCGGAGCTGGCGGCGCGCCTGCGGGAGGGCTGCGCCCGGCAGGGCGTGACGCCGTTCATGTGGATGCTCGCGGTCTTCCAGACGCTGCTCGCGCGCACCACCGGGCAGGAGGACGTCCCGGTGGGCGTCGCGGACCTGGGCCGCGCCGCCCCGGGCACCGAGCGCGTCATCGGCAACTTCGTCAACATGCTGGTGCTGCGCACGCCGCTGGGCGGCGATCCCCCGTTCAGCGAGGTGCTGCACCGCGTGAAGGAGCGCTCGCTGGGCGCCGCCGCCCACGCCGAGCTCCCCTACGAGCAGTTGGGGCGAGGCCGGCCTCCGCTGTTCCGCGCCGCGTTCGGCACCCAGAACCAGCCGCGCGAGCGCGTGTCGCTGCCCGGCCTGGAGGTGGAGCCGCTGCTGTTCGACTCCGGCGTGTCCCGGTTGGATCTCACGCTGTGGGCGTCGGAGACGCCCGAAGGGCTGCGCTGTCACTGGACCTACGCCACGCGCCTGTTCGACGCGTCCAGCGTGGAGCGGCTGCACCGCCGCTTCGTGCGCCTGCTGGAGGACTCGCTGGCGCGCCCGGACACGCGGCTGGCGGCGCTGGCCCTGGACTCCGACGACGACGCGACACCCCAGCTCCAGGGCGCCCTGGGCCGGCTGGGCACCCGGCGGCGCCGTGGCGCTGGCCCGGACGGCGGCACCCCTCCACCCGGCACGTCAGGAGACCCCACCTCATGA
- a CDS encoding YciI family protein, which translates to MSFMVLVQQSGARARTDGERRVAAERMARMQRYGADLKARGLLLASDSLRSDEEGVRIQVRDGKRTFSDGPFTESKEIVGGFFLIDVNTREEALAIASECPAAEWTIVEVRQSGPCFDD; encoded by the coding sequence ATGTCGTTCATGGTGTTGGTCCAGCAGTCAGGAGCCCGGGCGCGCACGGACGGGGAGCGCCGCGTCGCCGCCGAGCGGATGGCGCGCATGCAGCGCTATGGCGCGGACCTCAAGGCACGAGGCCTGCTCCTGGCCAGCGACTCGCTGCGCTCCGACGAGGAGGGCGTCCGCATCCAGGTGCGCGACGGCAAGCGCACCTTCAGCGACGGCCCCTTCACCGAATCGAAGGAGATCGTCGGGGGCTTCTTCCTCATCGACGTAAACACGCGGGAAGAGGCGCTCGCCATCGCCAGCGAGTGTCCCGCCGCGGAGTGGACCATCGTCGAGGTGCGTCAGAGCGGACCCTGTTTCGACGATTGA
- a CDS encoding TauD/TfdA family dioxygenase, whose protein sequence is MTRKPNIAGPGIPSRRRAPMKLSTTSLVKVGSLPDAEGFPLVVEPTLEDLDPADWAANHREWIDAKLQESGALLFRGFRVPDAFAFRAFVGALSSELLDYVERAAPRTQVAPNVYTSTEFAADQSIPLHHEMSYSHNWPTRLWFYCDVPSPVGGATPLAPERLVTSRIPEDIRQRFLEKKVMYVRNYGEGVDLSWQEAFQTQERAEVERYCQSCGMTCEWRDGDRLRTRAVRQVMATHPRTGEVLWFNHAPIFHETNLSASVREALRAQFRPDEMPRNAFYGDGSPLEPEVLERIRGVYADATVRFPWQKGDVLMVDNFLAVHGRDPFEGERSILVAMAELYVSPGPG, encoded by the coding sequence ATGACGCGCAAACCCAACATCGCTGGCCCCGGCATTCCTTCGCGCCGCCGCGCGCCCATGAAGCTGTCCACCACGTCGCTGGTGAAGGTGGGCAGCCTCCCTGACGCCGAGGGCTTCCCGCTCGTCGTGGAGCCCACGCTGGAGGACCTGGACCCGGCGGACTGGGCCGCGAACCACCGCGAATGGATCGACGCGAAGCTTCAGGAGTCCGGCGCCCTGCTGTTCCGCGGCTTCCGCGTGCCGGATGCCTTCGCCTTCCGCGCCTTCGTGGGCGCGCTCAGCAGCGAGCTGCTGGACTACGTGGAGCGCGCCGCGCCTCGCACGCAGGTGGCGCCCAACGTCTACACCTCCACCGAGTTCGCTGCGGACCAGTCCATCCCGCTGCACCACGAGATGTCCTACTCCCACAACTGGCCCACCCGGCTGTGGTTCTACTGCGACGTGCCCTCGCCGGTGGGCGGCGCCACGCCGCTCGCACCGGAGCGCCTGGTCACGTCGCGCATCCCTGAGGACATCCGTCAGCGCTTCCTGGAGAAGAAGGTCATGTACGTCCGCAACTACGGCGAGGGCGTGGACCTTTCGTGGCAGGAGGCGTTCCAGACGCAGGAGCGCGCGGAGGTGGAGCGCTACTGCCAGAGCTGCGGCATGACCTGCGAGTGGCGCGACGGCGACCGGCTGCGCACGCGCGCGGTGCGGCAGGTGATGGCCACCCACCCGCGCACCGGCGAAGTGCTGTGGTTCAACCACGCGCCCATCTTTCATGAGACGAACCTGTCTGCGTCGGTGAGAGAAGCGCTGCGGGCCCAGTTCCGTCCGGACGAGATGCCGCGCAACGCCTTCTATGGCGACGGCAGCCCGCTGGAGCCCGAAGTCCTGGAGCGCATCCGCGGCGTCTACGCCGACGCCACCGTGCGCTTCCCCTGGCAGAAGGGCGACGTCCTCATGGTGGACAACTTCCTCGCGGTCCACGGACGCGACCCCTTCGAGGGCGAGCGCTCCATCCTGGTCGCCATGGCCGAGCTGTACGTGAGCCCGGGTCCGGGCTGA
- a CDS encoding sensor histidine kinase: MTEPESNAQALGRSRSESLRQLQWVLAGLVPAASAASIWVGALALMGWVLGIPSLILALSASATGVMTPDLALGMIATGAALRLLHADPGRGWRRMLGRGLALGAMALGLGALGWHALGGMAGAHRLLLGVRGGGPSVPSGWAVSGGALGLCLTGLALLLLHVRTRWGGHPARWLALCCALMASWVLFGFLFWEPGAGTASRGPGTTASTAMGPHSALLLLLLALAILSVHPERGLMGMLLREDLGGLLARRLLPTVILAPLVVGGARLLGTRLDFFGTPLGITLFAGLTMLAFLAAAFWNAKVLSGLDARSQQAEEVLRNSEERFRTSFEDAPIGMSLVDLDGRFLNVNASLLHILGYSRAELLSRTFQDLTVPEDLGVDLMNVRRLLQGDIDSYQMEKRYIHKDGHAVSTLLTASMVRDAQGAPLHFISQIQDITERKQLEHAWRLLAEAGPRLAESLETRTTLATVVELAVPALADWCLADFEGEDGRVRRVEVSAATPELERRLRAMLQAYPLNVFRRGGLTASVLRTGKPVLMPEVSDAALEAAAVDAAHLESLRRLAPLSGIIVPLRIRERLVGVVILATSVSGRRYGTRDLALAEELARRAALALDNAQLLEKSAQAIRVRDEVLRIVAHDLRAPLNVIALSAGVLRKGLPEIGAARRPLESVEKSLQRANRLIQDLLDVARLEGGGLSVEREALEVAPLIREAVELHRALVEARSLQLVASIPEALPAVFADRERALQIFSNLIGNALKFTPEGGKITLRVQAEGGWVRFSVRDTGPGISPKELPHLFEPFWQSRAKRKEGAGLGLAIVKGLVDAHGGQLGVESHPGAGSTFFFTLPAALAAEAHAPAPA; this comes from the coding sequence ATGACCGAACCGGAATCAAACGCCCAGGCACTGGGACGCTCGCGGAGCGAGTCGCTCCGGCAGCTCCAGTGGGTGCTCGCCGGCCTGGTGCCCGCGGCGAGCGCGGCCTCGATCTGGGTGGGGGCGCTCGCGCTGATGGGCTGGGTGTTGGGGATTCCCAGCCTGATCCTCGCGCTCTCCGCGTCGGCCACGGGCGTGATGACTCCGGACCTGGCCCTGGGGATGATCGCGACGGGCGCCGCGCTCAGGTTGCTTCACGCGGACCCCGGGCGTGGGTGGCGCCGGATGCTGGGCCGTGGCCTGGCGCTGGGGGCCATGGCGCTGGGGCTCGGCGCCCTTGGGTGGCACGCGCTCGGGGGCATGGCGGGGGCCCACCGGCTGCTGCTCGGGGTCCGGGGCGGAGGACCTTCCGTGCCTTCCGGATGGGCGGTGTCCGGCGGCGCGCTGGGGCTCTGTCTGACGGGGCTCGCGCTCCTGCTGCTGCACGTCCGGACGCGCTGGGGGGGCCATCCCGCCCGATGGCTGGCCCTGTGCTGCGCGCTGATGGCGTCGTGGGTGTTGTTCGGCTTCCTGTTCTGGGAGCCGGGGGCCGGGACAGCGTCGCGCGGTCCCGGGACAACGGCCTCCACGGCCATGGGACCGCACTCGGCGCTGCTCCTGTTGCTGCTGGCGCTCGCCATCCTCTCCGTCCATCCCGAGCGGGGCTTGATGGGCATGCTCCTGCGCGAGGACCTCGGTGGCCTGCTCGCGCGGCGGCTGCTTCCCACGGTCATCCTGGCGCCCCTGGTCGTGGGCGGGGCCCGGCTGCTGGGCACGCGCCTGGATTTCTTCGGGACGCCGCTCGGCATCACGCTCTTCGCGGGCCTGACGATGCTCGCCTTCCTGGCCGCGGCGTTCTGGAACGCGAAGGTCCTCTCCGGGCTGGACGCCAGGAGCCAGCAGGCGGAGGAGGTGCTGCGCAACAGCGAGGAGCGCTTCCGGACCTCGTTCGAGGACGCGCCCATCGGCATGTCGCTGGTCGACCTGGACGGGCGGTTCCTCAACGTGAACGCGTCGCTGCTCCACATCCTCGGCTATTCGCGGGCCGAGCTGCTCTCGCGGACGTTCCAGGACCTCACCGTCCCGGAGGATCTGGGGGTGGACCTGATGAACGTGCGCCGGCTGCTCCAGGGCGACATCGACTCGTACCAGATGGAGAAGCGCTACATCCACAAGGACGGGCACGCCGTCTCCACCCTGTTGACGGCCTCGATGGTCCGGGACGCCCAGGGGGCGCCGCTGCACTTCATCTCGCAGATCCAGGACATCACCGAGCGCAAGCAACTGGAGCATGCGTGGCGCCTGCTGGCGGAGGCCGGACCCCGGCTGGCCGAGTCACTGGAGACACGGACGACGCTGGCCACCGTGGTGGAGCTGGCCGTGCCGGCGCTGGCGGACTGGTGCCTGGCGGACTTCGAGGGGGAGGACGGACGCGTGCGCCGCGTGGAGGTCTCCGCGGCCACCCCGGAGCTGGAGCGGCGCCTGCGGGCCATGCTCCAGGCCTATCCCCTCAACGTGTTCCGGCGCGGAGGCCTCACCGCATCCGTGCTCCGGACGGGAAAGCCGGTGTTGATGCCGGAGGTCTCCGATGCGGCACTCGAAGCAGCGGCGGTGGATGCCGCGCACCTGGAGTCCCTGCGGCGCCTGGCCCCACTGTCCGGGATCATCGTGCCGCTGCGGATCCGCGAGCGCCTGGTGGGGGTCGTCATCCTCGCGACCTCCGTGTCCGGGCGCCGCTACGGGACGCGTGACCTGGCGCTGGCGGAGGAGCTGGCCCGGCGTGCCGCGCTCGCGCTGGACAACGCGCAGCTGCTGGAGAAGTCGGCTCAGGCCATCCGCGTCCGCGATGAGGTGCTGCGCATCGTCGCCCACGACCTGCGCGCGCCCCTCAACGTCATCGCCCTGAGCGCCGGGGTGCTCCGCAAGGGGCTGCCCGAAATCGGCGCCGCACGGCGACCCCTGGAGTCCGTGGAGAAGTCGCTCCAGCGTGCGAACCGGCTCATCCAGGACCTGCTGGACGTGGCGCGCCTGGAGGGCGGAGGCCTGTCGGTGGAGCGCGAAGCGCTGGAGGTGGCGCCGCTCATCCGGGAGGCGGTGGAGCTGCACCGGGCGCTCGTGGAGGCCCGGTCGCTCCAACTGGTGGCCAGCATCCCGGAGGCGCTGCCCGCCGTCTTCGCCGACCGCGAGCGCGCGCTCCAGATCTTCTCCAACCTCATTGGCAACGCGCTCAAGTTCACGCCCGAAGGAGGGAAGATCACCCTGCGCGTCCAGGCCGAAGGGGGCTGGGTGCGGTTCTCGGTGCGCGACACCGGGCCGGGCATCTCCCCGAAGGAGCTGCCGCACCTCTTCGAGCCCTTCTGGCAGTCCCGAGCGAAGCGCAAGGAGGGCGCGGGGCTGGGGCTCGCCATCGTGAAGGGGCTCGTCGATGCCCACGGGGGACAGCTGGGCGTGGAGAGCCATCCGGGGGCAGGGAGCACGTTCTTCTTCACCCTCCCGGCGGCGCTGGCCGCGGAGGCGCACGCCCCGGCTCCCGCGTGA
- a CDS encoding TauD/TfdA family dioxygenase → MKDALSGLGARSRRPVKLSRTELVTTRLPEGEDCPLILEPRVEGLELVQWAGENRAYLEEELARVGGLMLRGFRMGGVDGFADFVRATSGAPLPYTERSSPREVVKDQIYTSTSHPSDQEIFPHTEQSYNLTFPQKIYFHCVTAPTEAGATPITSTRRILRELPRDVVERFVARGYRYVRNFGDGLGLSWQEAFQTAERAEVEQYCRDSQIDFQWLGQGRLRTSQRRPCVARHPTTGELAWFNHATFFHVSTLPAPLVAHLRSLYAEEEMPNNTFYGDGAPIEPEVLELLRAAYLRARVAVPWQVGDVLLLDNMLMGHGRQPFKGERKVVVAMADPRRWADVVFDGPLPA, encoded by the coding sequence ATGAAGGACGCCCTGTCTGGACTGGGGGCGCGCTCACGCCGCCCCGTGAAGCTGTCACGCACGGAGCTGGTGACGACGCGGCTCCCCGAAGGCGAGGACTGTCCGCTCATCCTCGAACCCCGCGTGGAGGGGCTGGAGCTGGTGCAGTGGGCGGGCGAAAACCGCGCGTACCTGGAGGAGGAGCTGGCCCGGGTGGGCGGGCTGATGCTGCGCGGCTTCCGCATGGGCGGCGTGGACGGCTTCGCGGACTTCGTGCGGGCGACGTCCGGCGCGCCCCTGCCCTACACGGAGCGCTCGTCACCGCGCGAGGTCGTGAAGGATCAGATCTACACGTCGACGTCGCACCCGTCCGACCAGGAGATCTTTCCGCACACGGAGCAGTCCTACAACCTGACGTTCCCGCAGAAGATCTACTTCCACTGCGTGACGGCGCCCACCGAAGCCGGCGCCACGCCCATCACCAGCACCCGCCGCATCCTGCGCGAGCTGCCGCGCGACGTGGTGGAGCGCTTCGTCGCGCGCGGCTACCGCTACGTGCGCAACTTCGGTGACGGGCTGGGCCTGTCGTGGCAGGAGGCCTTCCAGACGGCGGAGCGCGCGGAGGTGGAGCAGTACTGCCGCGACAGCCAGATCGACTTCCAGTGGCTGGGTCAGGGCCGGCTGCGCACCAGCCAGCGGCGCCCGTGCGTGGCCCGCCATCCGACCACCGGGGAGCTGGCCTGGTTCAACCACGCCACGTTCTTCCACGTCAGCACCCTGCCCGCGCCCCTCGTCGCCCACCTGCGCTCGCTCTACGCCGAGGAGGAGATGCCCAACAACACCTTCTACGGCGACGGCGCTCCCATCGAGCCGGAGGTCCTGGAGCTGCTGCGCGCCGCCTACCTGCGCGCCCGCGTGGCGGTGCCGTGGCAGGTGGGGGACGTGCTGCTGCTGGACAACATGCTCATGGGACACGGCCGCCAGCCCTTCAAGGGCGAGCGCAAGGTCGTGGTCGCCATGGCGGACCCCCGCCGCTGGGCGGACGTGGTCTTCGACGGGCCGCTCCCCGCCTGA
- a CDS encoding membrane dipeptidase encodes MQRRSRFSSRSLFSPFLAASALALGCGPVSDEAPAPTVAPAEVAQPLAVGGFAEMHHHMFAEEAFSGGWFHGDHTGSLASCDGGAPESDHARVRMDLRNMLNLCPNSGSVNLGGVPILSDVFGVGGAVASEVIGQVEGTQGDTGLHLGRKDVHTQWPRWDTIAHQQAWEGWLNNARQGGMSLVMVSLVSNEFLCKALPYQNLKRPCDEMMDVDIQLQMARDFDARTSWAEIALSPAHARQIIASGKLAMVLSIESSKLFGTKDWRSELNRVYSLGVRSLQPVHQLDNRFGGAAPHNAIFQVAQFLENCHIDTDCGLTGSGFTLGFDVDANCRNTKGLTADGKALVQEMMGKGMIIDIAHMSEKSVQDAYAVSQANTYYPLMISHGHFREIMNPGLAANEKTTPSWVVRYVRQTGGMFGLRTAHDETRDYTRTPVANSCQGSTRSLAQAYEFGRQGLKVNMGFGADLNGFIQQTRPRFGDFGACSAGFRAEADAQREQQRVSGPGRLGTDFDIYGLAHVGLLPDVVKDLKQLGVNTSGLEGSSENFIRMWERANGARSGMADAATDIDTSGVAAYVPKATREAAFPQICGKAYAPATKYVAETCRFNQECRSGSCNAIDGCSGLNGTCTCSSDSHCGATQFCGWGTNSGKCVEKRPKGSICSSGRECQSNKCSWLMCT; translated from the coding sequence ATGCAACGTCGTTCCCGTTTCAGTTCCCGCAGTCTGTTCTCTCCGTTCCTCGCCGCCTCGGCGCTGGCGCTGGGTTGTGGCCCCGTCTCCGACGAGGCTCCTGCTCCCACCGTGGCTCCCGCGGAGGTCGCCCAGCCGCTGGCCGTGGGCGGCTTCGCGGAGATGCATCACCACATGTTCGCCGAGGAGGCCTTCAGCGGCGGCTGGTTCCACGGCGACCACACCGGCTCGCTCGCGAGCTGTGACGGCGGTGCTCCGGAGAGCGACCACGCTCGGGTCCGCATGGACCTGCGCAACATGCTCAACCTCTGTCCCAACTCCGGCAGCGTGAACCTGGGCGGCGTCCCCATCCTGTCCGACGTCTTCGGCGTCGGCGGCGCGGTGGCCTCGGAGGTCATCGGTCAGGTGGAGGGCACGCAGGGCGACACCGGCCTGCACCTGGGCCGCAAGGACGTCCACACCCAGTGGCCCCGCTGGGACACCATCGCGCACCAGCAGGCGTGGGAAGGCTGGCTCAACAATGCCCGCCAGGGCGGCATGTCCCTGGTGATGGTGTCGCTCGTCAGCAACGAGTTCCTCTGCAAGGCGCTGCCGTACCAGAACCTCAAGCGGCCTTGTGACGAGATGATGGACGTGGACATCCAGCTGCAGATGGCCCGCGACTTCGACGCCCGCACCTCCTGGGCGGAGATCGCCCTGTCGCCCGCGCATGCCCGGCAGATCATCGCCTCCGGCAAGCTGGCCATGGTGCTCTCCATCGAGTCCAGCAAGCTGTTCGGCACCAAGGACTGGCGCTCGGAGCTCAACCGCGTCTATTCGCTGGGCGTGCGCTCGCTGCAGCCCGTGCACCAGCTGGACAACCGCTTTGGCGGCGCGGCGCCCCACAACGCCATCTTCCAGGTCGCCCAGTTCCTGGAGAACTGCCACATCGACACCGACTGCGGCCTCACCGGCTCCGGCTTCACGCTGGGCTTCGACGTGGACGCGAACTGCCGCAACACCAAGGGCCTCACCGCGGACGGCAAGGCGCTGGTCCAGGAGATGATGGGCAAGGGGATGATCATCGACATCGCCCACATGTCCGAGAAGAGCGTCCAGGACGCGTATGCCGTGTCCCAGGCGAACACCTACTACCCGCTGATGATCTCCCACGGCCACTTCCGGGAGATCATGAACCCGGGCCTGGCCGCCAACGAGAAGACCACCCCGTCGTGGGTGGTGCGCTACGTGCGCCAGACGGGCGGCATGTTCGGCCTGCGCACCGCGCACGACGAGACGCGCGACTACACCCGCACGCCCGTGGCCAACTCCTGCCAGGGCTCCACGCGCTCGCTGGCGCAGGCGTACGAGTTCGGCCGCCAGGGCCTGAAGGTCAACATGGGCTTCGGCGCGGACCTGAACGGCTTCATCCAGCAGACGCGGCCGCGCTTCGGTGACTTCGGCGCGTGTTCGGCGGGCTTCCGCGCGGAGGCGGATGCGCAGCGTGAGCAGCAGCGCGTCTCCGGCCCGGGCCGCCTGGGCACGGACTTCGACATCTACGGCCTGGCCCACGTGGGCCTGCTGCCGGACGTGGTGAAGGACCTCAAGCAGCTGGGCGTGAACACCAGCGGCCTGGAGGGCTCGTCGGAGAACTTCATCCGGATGTGGGAGCGCGCGAACGGCGCCCGCTCCGGCATGGCGGACGCGGCGACGGACATCGACACCAGCGGCGTCGCGGCCTACGTCCCCAAGGCCACCCGTGAGGCGGCGTTCCCGCAGATCTGCGGCAAGGCCTACGCGCCCGCCACCAAGTACGTCGCGGAGACGTGCCGCTTCAACCAGGAGTGCCGCAGTGGCTCCTGCAACGCGATTGACGGTTGCAGCGGCCTGAACGGCACCTGCACCTGCTCCAGCGACTCGCACTGCGGCGCCACGCAGTTCTGCGGCTGGGGCACCAACTCCGGCAAGTGCGTGGAGAAGCGCCCCAAGGGCTCCATCTGCTCCAGCGGGCGCGAGTGCCAGTCGAACAAGTGCTCGTGGCTGATGTGCACCTGA